One window of the Candidatus Chryseobacterium colombiense genome contains the following:
- a CDS encoding THUMP domain-containing protein: MDIDNLQIQIKTFFGLEQILAEEIKKLGGRKVEVKNRAVNCEGDLGFLYKINYSARTALKILVPIHEFKAFNQHQFYDRLFKFNWEEFMDVDQSFAIDATVNSETFKHSQFVTLKMKDAIVDYFQEKFKRRPNVETRTPDIKFHLHIDRELITISLDSSGDALFKRGYRREQGEAPINEVLASGMLQLAGWDGKGNFLDPMCGSGTLLIEAAMIALDLPAQIFRKRFAFQNWRNYDADLFTKIKEFRINRVKEFTGKIIGYDIDARMLNAARMNIEAAEMEDVIEVRKQNFFDSKKDLFPLLMVFNPPYDERISINDDDFYKKIGDTFKTHYPNTLAWLISSDLEAVKKIGLRPSRKIKLFNGKLETRFLQYEMYEGTKKVHKLEENK, from the coding sequence ATGGATATAGATAATCTACAGATACAGATAAAAACATTCTTTGGTCTTGAACAAATTTTGGCGGAAGAGATCAAAAAACTGGGCGGAAGAAAGGTCGAAGTTAAAAACAGAGCGGTAAACTGTGAAGGAGATTTAGGTTTTTTATACAAGATCAATTACTCTGCAAGAACGGCTTTGAAAATTTTGGTGCCGATTCATGAATTTAAAGCATTCAACCAGCATCAGTTTTATGACAGACTTTTTAAGTTTAATTGGGAAGAATTTATGGATGTGGATCAGTCTTTCGCGATTGATGCAACGGTAAACTCTGAAACCTTTAAACATTCCCAGTTTGTAACTCTGAAAATGAAAGATGCTATTGTGGATTATTTTCAGGAAAAATTTAAAAGACGTCCCAATGTAGAAACCAGAACTCCTGATATCAAATTCCATTTGCATATTGATAGAGAATTAATTACCATTTCTTTGGATTCTTCGGGTGATGCTTTATTCAAAAGAGGCTACAGAAGAGAGCAGGGAGAAGCTCCTATTAATGAAGTTTTGGCAAGCGGAATGCTGCAACTGGCAGGTTGGGACGGAAAAGGTAATTTCCTTGATCCGATGTGCGGTTCGGGAACTTTATTGATTGAAGCGGCAATGATCGCTTTGGATCTTCCTGCACAGATTTTCAGAAAGAGATTTGCGTTCCAAAACTGGAGAAATTATGATGCTGATCTGTTTACGAAAATTAAAGAATTCAGAATCAACAGAGTGAAAGAATTTACCGGAAAAATTATTGGTTACGACATCGATGCAAGAATGCTGAATGCTGCCAGAATGAATATTGAAGCTGCCGAAATGGAAGATGTGATTGAGGTCAGAAAACAAAACTTCTTTGATTCTAAAAAAGATCTTTTCCCATTGCTGATGGTATTTAATCCGCCATATGACGAAAGAATTTCAATTAATGATGATGATTTTTATAAGAAAATAGGAGATACTTTCAAAACGCATTATCCTAATACATTGGCTTGGCTGATTTCTTCTGATCTTGAAGCCGTAAAAAAAATCGGTCTTCGTCCATCAAGGAAAATCAAGCTTTTCAACGGAAAGCTGGAAACGAGATTTTTGCAGTACGAGATGTATGAGGGAACGAAAAAGGTACATAAATTAGAAGAAAATAAATAG
- the proS gene encoding proline--tRNA ligase — translation MAKLTSRSEDYSKWYNELVVKADLAENSGVRGCMVIKPYGYAIWEKMRDEMDKKFKETGHVNAYFPLFVPKSLFEAEEKNAEGFAKECAVVTHYRLKTDPDNPSKLIVDPDAKLEEELIVRPTSEAIIWNTYKNWIQSYRDLPILINQWANVVRWEMRTRLFLRTAEFLWQEGHTAHATKDEAVEEAEKMNQVYADFAENFMAMPVIQGLKTPSERFAGADETYCIEALMQDGKALQAGTSHFLGQNFAKAFDVKFTNKEGKIEHAWATSWGTSTRLMGALIMTHSDDFGLVLPPTLAPIQVVIVPIFKGEEQLQQISEVALDIQAKLRAKGISVKFDNDTQNKPGWKFAEYELKGVPVRIAMGPRDLENRSVEIARRDNLTKEVRSIDGLDSYIEDLLKTIQQDIYNKAFEFRKNNITKVDTYEEFKKVLEEKGGFIYAHWDGTAEEEEQIKDETKATIRCIPLDDDIEEGVSLISGKPSKRRVLFAKAY, via the coding sequence ATGGCAAAATTAACCTCAAGAAGCGAAGATTACAGCAAATGGTATAATGAGTTGGTGGTGAAAGCTGACTTAGCTGAAAACTCAGGAGTAAGAGGTTGCATGGTAATAAAACCATATGGCTATGCAATCTGGGAAAAAATGCGTGATGAAATGGATAAAAAATTCAAGGAAACAGGTCACGTGAATGCTTATTTTCCGCTTTTTGTGCCCAAGAGCTTATTTGAGGCTGAAGAAAAAAATGCTGAAGGTTTTGCCAAAGAATGCGCAGTAGTTACTCACTACAGATTAAAAACAGATCCTGACAACCCTTCAAAACTGATTGTAGACCCGGATGCAAAACTGGAAGAGGAACTCATTGTTCGACCAACTTCGGAAGCTATCATCTGGAATACTTATAAAAACTGGATTCAATCTTACAGAGATTTACCGATATTAATTAACCAATGGGCCAACGTTGTTCGTTGGGAAATGAGAACACGTCTTTTCTTAAGAACAGCAGAATTCTTATGGCAGGAAGGTCACACCGCTCATGCTACAAAAGATGAAGCTGTAGAAGAAGCAGAAAAAATGAATCAGGTTTATGCAGATTTTGCAGAAAACTTTATGGCAATGCCGGTAATCCAAGGTTTAAAAACTCCCTCTGAAAGATTTGCCGGAGCTGATGAAACATATTGTATTGAAGCTTTAATGCAGGATGGAAAAGCTTTACAGGCAGGAACTTCTCACTTCTTAGGTCAGAATTTCGCAAAAGCTTTTGATGTAAAATTCACCAACAAAGAAGGTAAAATAGAACACGCCTGGGCAACTTCATGGGGAACTTCAACCCGTTTGATGGGTGCTTTAATTATGACTCACTCTGATGATTTCGGATTGGTATTGCCTCCAACATTGGCTCCGATTCAGGTAGTGATTGTTCCGATCTTTAAAGGTGAAGAGCAATTACAGCAGATCAGCGAAGTCGCGTTGGATATTCAAGCTAAATTAAGAGCCAAAGGAATTTCAGTGAAATTCGACAATGATACTCAAAACAAGCCGGGATGGAAATTTGCTGAATATGAATTGAAAGGTGTTCCTGTAAGAATTGCAATGGGACCAAGAGATCTTGAAAACAGATCCGTTGAAATTGCAAGAAGAGATAATTTGACGAAGGAAGTACGCTCTATTGACGGGTTAGACTCTTATATCGAAGACTTATTGAAAACAATCCAACAGGACATTTATAATAAAGCTTTTGAATTCAGAAAAAATAATATTACTAAAGTAGATACTTACGAAGAGTTCAAAAAGGTTCTTGAAGAAAAAGGAGGCTTTATCTACGCACATTGGGATGGAACTGCTGAGGAAGAAGAACAAATCAAGGACGAAACAAAAGCGACCATCAGGTGTATTCCTTTGGATGATGATATTGAAGAAGGTGTTTCTTTAATTTCAGGAAAACCATCTAAGAGACGAGTTTTATTCGCAAAAGCCTATTAA
- a CDS encoding nucleotide exchange factor GrpE, with product MENQDINEESINNQEDTKIQNEATSEDNVTAQPTAEELLAVEKDRYIRLYAEFENYKKRTSKEKMEFFQYANQDMMVSMLGVLDDFERAIKEIAKNGNPADLQGVELIYNKFKSKLTEKGLKAMEVKAGDSFNVDFHEAITQIPAPSEELKGKIVDVIETGYTLGDKVIRFAKVVTGN from the coding sequence ATGGAAAATCAGGATATCAACGAAGAAAGCATCAATAATCAAGAAGATACGAAGATTCAAAACGAAGCAACATCTGAAGACAATGTGACAGCACAACCGACTGCAGAGGAACTTTTGGCAGTAGAAAAAGACCGTTACATCAGATTATACGCTGAATTTGAAAACTATAAAAAAAGAACTAGCAAAGAGAAAATGGAATTTTTCCAATACGCCAATCAGGATATGATGGTTTCTATGCTTGGTGTTTTAGACGACTTCGAAAGAGCGATTAAAGAGATTGCTAAAAACGGAAATCCTGCCGATCTACAAGGCGTTGAATTGATTTATAACAAATTCAAAAGTAAACTGACTGAAAAAGGACTAAAAGCAATGGAAGTAAAAGCCGGAGACAGCTTTAATGTAGATTTCCATGAAGCAATTACCCAGATCCCTGCTCCATCAGAAGAATTAAAAGGGAAAATCGTAGACGTAATCGAAACAGGATATACTTTAGGTGATAAAGTAATTCGTTTTGCAAAAGTAGTAACAGGAAATTAA
- a CDS encoding hemin receptor → MSISAAFFAQAQDISILRNSIDVYSNTTMFGSSKFNAMAGSNGALGGDASSLLTNPAGLGVAISGDVSATLSISNNKNKSSLAGSSIDYNINKVDIGNVGGVAAFQLMTESGWKFLNVGVNFSNQSIENYIESPGNSKIVIQKSLIDSNNNPVTGNLTYLGHAYNRYGTKSKMNIGVGANYENYLYFGAGLNFHYADVEQWDTAAFGLDLDNSVSSYNKQYTPYTEKSNGFSASFGVIGKVGKELRLGATIETPTWWRMDRVYTEYALDNQGYMGSGAYSETVNFRSPMKATVSGAYVPSKNLSFNVDYTLGITKPKYKEEIDADKELNNFFTDNYKNLSEVRVGAEYRIKSFRLRGGYSYASSPFDSGTVSAYSNSGAAGNTSYNNWTLGERNTFGAGLGYDFGAFYIDASYQNVSSKYNNPFLYGKVISGNPYYSTGYSSSDFDVANESYAVSEVKNTFNNFFITLGWKF, encoded by the coding sequence ATGAGTATTTCTGCAGCATTTTTTGCGCAGGCTCAGGATATTTCGATCTTAAGGAACTCTATCGATGTATATTCTAATACGACGATGTTCGGTTCTTCAAAATTTAACGCAATGGCAGGTTCCAACGGAGCCTTAGGAGGGGATGCAAGTTCTTTGCTTACAAACCCTGCAGGTTTGGGGGTTGCTATTTCGGGAGATGTTTCCGCGACACTTTCTATCAGTAATAACAAAAACAAAAGCTCATTAGCTGGTTCCTCAATAGATTATAATATTAATAAAGTAGATATCGGAAACGTCGGAGGTGTAGCAGCTTTTCAGCTTATGACCGAAAGTGGTTGGAAATTTCTAAACGTAGGGGTTAATTTCTCTAATCAATCTATTGAAAACTATATTGAGAGCCCGGGAAACTCCAAGATTGTGATTCAAAAAAGTCTTATTGACTCTAATAATAATCCCGTTACAGGAAATCTGACGTATTTAGGTCATGCCTATAACAGATACGGAACAAAGTCTAAAATGAATATCGGGGTTGGTGCGAACTATGAAAATTATTTATACTTCGGTGCCGGTCTTAATTTCCATTATGCAGACGTTGAGCAATGGGATACTGCAGCATTTGGTCTGGATCTGGATAATTCAGTTTCCAGTTATAATAAACAATATACTCCTTATACTGAGAAATCAAATGGTTTTTCAGCTTCATTCGGGGTAATTGGAAAAGTGGGTAAGGAATTAAGATTAGGAGCAACTATTGAAACGCCTACATGGTGGAGAATGGACAGAGTGTATACAGAATATGCTTTGGATAACCAAGGATATATGGGATCCGGAGCATACAGTGAAACGGTAAACTTCAGAAGTCCTATGAAAGCAACCGTGAGTGGTGCTTATGTTCCGAGTAAAAACCTTTCTTTCAACGTAGATTATACATTAGGTATTACAAAACCTAAATACAAGGAAGAAATAGATGCAGATAAAGAACTTAATAATTTCTTTACCGATAACTACAAAAACCTTTCGGAAGTAAGAGTAGGGGCGGAATACAGAATTAAATCCTTTAGATTAAGAGGAGGGTATTCTTACGCTTCAAGTCCTTTCGATTCGGGTACAGTGAGTGCTTATTCTAATTCAGGAGCTGCAGGTAATACAAGTTATAATAACTGGACCTTGGGTGAAAGAAATACTTTCGGTGCGGGTTTAGGATATGACTTTGGTGCTTTTTATATTGATGCTTCTTATCAAAATGTAAGTTCAAAATATAACAATCCATTCTTGTATGGTAAGGTTATCTCAGGAAACCCTTATTATTCTACAGGATATAGTTCTTCAGACTTTGATGTAGCCAATGAAAGCTATGCGGTATCTGAAGTGAAAAATACTTTTAACAACTTCTTTATTACATTAGGATGGAAATTCTAA
- a CDS encoding branched-chain amino acid ABC transporter substrate-binding protein, whose protein sequence is MNWGFFEILGLIGDVLNAFGSNSSSSDLNYNEQSKVKKKTKYLTEKVSAAFLLISAFLLFFVFKDPLPAENYVQTLLVTSLIGLAISLLLFFLLYILEFYYFRNVFQWLFFSLSTILVFISAVLYIYFDSGMFI, encoded by the coding sequence ATGAATTGGGGTTTTTTTGAAATTTTAGGATTGATAGGAGATGTTTTAAATGCATTTGGAAGTAATTCATCCTCTTCAGATTTAAATTATAATGAACAATCGAAAGTAAAAAAGAAAACAAAATATCTTACAGAAAAAGTAAGTGCAGCATTTCTTTTGATTTCTGCTTTTTTATTATTCTTTGTATTTAAAGATCCTTTACCTGCTGAAAATTATGTCCAGACTCTTTTAGTTACTTCGTTGATTGGTTTGGCAATTTCTCTGTTATTATTTTTTTTATTGTATATCCTTGAGTTTTATTATTTCAGAAATGTTTTTCAATGGCTTTTTTTTAGCCTTTCGACGATTTTAGTTTTTATCTCTGCTGTTCTGTACATTTATTTCGATTCCGGAATGTTTATATAA
- a CDS encoding ZIP family metal transporter, with protein MTVTLLILSVIAGVLLGKYFGKKEKLAKNLLILSAGFLITICLNEVFPQVYTAETGSSLGIFVIAGVLLQMILEALTKGFEHGHFHHHNDHNILPVALMVGLFIHAFIEGIPLANEEHELSPYLLGIVFHNLPISFILGAFLFNRKEGKSTTSYPSILIVALFALASPMGMLLGNYFNPDLQPYFLAIVGGIFLHISSVIIFESNKNHNIDWVKIGLVILGVSLALIMHLFHDHSPMSHHH; from the coding sequence ATGACTGTTACTTTACTGATATTAAGCGTCATTGCCGGAGTTTTACTGGGAAAGTACTTTGGTAAAAAAGAAAAGCTGGCAAAAAATCTACTGATTTTAAGTGCCGGATTCTTAATTACGATCTGCTTAAATGAAGTGTTCCCTCAGGTTTATACTGCTGAAACAGGCAGCAGCTTGGGAATTTTTGTCATTGCAGGTGTTCTGCTACAGATGATTTTAGAAGCTTTAACCAAAGGTTTTGAGCACGGTCACTTTCATCATCACAACGATCATAATATTCTTCCTGTTGCTTTAATGGTTGGGTTATTCATTCATGCTTTTATTGAAGGAATTCCTTTAGCCAATGAAGAACATGAATTATCTCCTTATCTTTTGGGAATTGTTTTTCACAACCTTCCTATTTCTTTTATTTTGGGAGCGTTCCTGTTTAACAGAAAGGAAGGTAAGTCTACAACTTCTTACCCGTCAATCTTAATTGTAGCCTTATTTGCTTTGGCTTCTCCAATGGGAATGTTGCTGGGTAATTATTTCAATCCGGATTTACAGCCATATTTCTTAGCTATTGTAGGGGGAATTTTCTTACATATTTCTTCAGTCATTATCTTTGAAAGCAATAAAAATCACAATATTGACTGGGTAAAAATAGGATTGGTAATTCTGGGCGTTTCATTAGCTTTGATCATGCATCTTTTCCACGACCATTCTCCTATGAGTCACCATCATTAA
- a CDS encoding OmpA family protein, protein MSLNVIDLIKGQLGPALVSQTAAQFGESESGISKAIGGLLPAVVGGFANNSDNPKVLDAITNASSSGILGNLLGESSNNSVISNLLSTIFGDKLSGLVNSIATFAGISNNSSSSLLNLVTGATVGSIGKYAADNNLGQSGISSLLNDQKGIVSSLLPAGLSLASLNIGDWAKGYKFDNDNDAIKTPAAEEPKVDVTRSTTPTETYTQGNNEGGGSIWKWLLPLLLLIAAAYFIWKQCEKKNTTTTTSTTVTTDSTATVTPSDTTVTTVTKVDENIDLNGTALKGYKGGMEDQMIAFLKSDGYKNAANDDALKDKWYDFDHVNFKIGSADQLEAGSEGQLQNLIAILKAFPEAKIKIGGYTDKTGDEAKNLKLSADRANYIKAWLGKQGVGTQVIAADGYGSKFATVDASASNEARAVDRKMAVRFAK, encoded by the coding sequence ATGTCTTTAAATGTCATTGATTTAATTAAAGGACAATTAGGTCCTGCCTTAGTATCACAGACTGCTGCGCAGTTTGGAGAAAGTGAATCAGGTATTTCAAAAGCAATTGGAGGTTTACTGCCTGCTGTAGTAGGTGGATTCGCAAACAATTCGGATAATCCCAAGGTTCTAGATGCAATTACCAATGCCTCATCAAGCGGAATTTTGGGAAATTTATTAGGAGAATCTTCTAATAATTCTGTTATTTCAAATCTTTTATCCACTATTTTTGGCGATAAACTAAGTGGATTAGTCAATTCAATAGCTACTTTTGCCGGAATCAGCAATAACTCCTCAAGCTCATTACTCAATTTGGTAACAGGAGCTACTGTAGGCTCAATCGGAAAATATGCAGCAGATAATAATTTAGGTCAATCTGGAATTTCCAGCTTGTTAAACGACCAGAAAGGAATCGTTTCCTCATTATTACCTGCAGGTTTATCTTTAGCTTCATTAAATATAGGAGATTGGGCAAAAGGATATAAATTTGACAATGACAACGATGCTATAAAAACACCTGCTGCAGAAGAGCCTAAAGTAGATGTTACCAGAAGTACAACGCCTACCGAAACTTATACTCAGGGAAATAATGAAGGTGGAGGATCTATCTGGAAATGGCTTCTTCCGCTGCTATTATTAATTGCGGCAGCATATTTCATCTGGAAGCAGTGTGAAAAGAAAAACACAACCACCACGACATCAACAACTGTAACTACTGATAGTACAGCAACTGTTACACCTTCGGACACTACCGTAACAACTGTTACAAAAGTAGATGAAAATATTGATCTGAACGGAACAGCGCTGAAAGGTTATAAAGGAGGTATGGAAGATCAGATGATCGCCTTCCTGAAATCTGACGGCTATAAAAATGCCGCCAATGATGATGCCCTAAAAGATAAATGGTATGATTTTGACCATGTAAACTTTAAAATAGGAAGTGCAGATCAACTGGAAGCAGGTTCAGAAGGACAGCTTCAAAACTTGATAGCTATTTTAAAAGCTTTCCCAGAAGCTAAAATCAAAATTGGAGGTTATACAGACAAAACCGGCGATGAAGCTAAAAATTTAAAACTATCTGCTGACAGAGCTAATTATATTAAAGCTTGGCTAGGCAAACAAGGAGTCGGAACTCAGGTAATCGCCGCAGACGGATACGGAAGTAAATTTGCAACAGTAGATGCAAGCGCCTCTAATGAAGCCAGAGCCGTAGACAGAAAAATGGCGGTAAGATTCGCTAAATAA
- a CDS encoding Nramp family divalent metal transporter: MNFNLKNAWRKDKTSHSLSEVYSSVKVPKNASFWRKYLAFAGPGLMVAVGYMDPGNWATDIAGGAQFGYTLLSVIMISNIFAMVLQHLSVKLGVVAERDLAQACRDHFSPTTNFILWTFCEIAIAACDLAEVIGSAIALNLLFGIPLTWGIVITTVDVLLILLLQSKGFRWIESIVGGLIFIILACFVYELIISQPAINEVLGGLVPKAEIIQNPAMLYIAIGILGATVMPHNLYLHSSIVQTRDYERTKEGKKEAIKFATLDSTVSLMLAFFINGAILILAAATFHITGNKHVADIHDAYQMLTPILGASMASIAFAIALLASGQNSTLTGTLAGQIVMEGFLNIRLKPWLRRLITRLIAVIPALIVTVLYGEKGTTELLVLSQVILSMQLSFAVVPLVMFTSDKAKMGEFVNKPFMKTCVWIISFVIIILNLYLLYQTFFGE, from the coding sequence ATGAATTTTAATTTAAAAAACGCCTGGCGAAAAGATAAAACCTCACATTCTTTATCGGAAGTATATTCTTCTGTAAAAGTCCCTAAAAATGCCAGCTTCTGGAGAAAATACCTTGCCTTTGCAGGACCTGGTTTAATGGTTGCTGTAGGATATATGGATCCGGGAAACTGGGCAACAGATATTGCAGGTGGAGCACAATTTGGCTACACTCTACTATCAGTTATTATGATCTCGAACATTTTTGCTATGGTTTTGCAGCATTTATCTGTAAAACTGGGGGTAGTCGCAGAAAGAGATTTGGCGCAGGCTTGTCGTGATCATTTTAGTCCGACAACCAATTTCATTCTCTGGACTTTTTGTGAAATAGCTATTGCTGCGTGTGATCTCGCCGAAGTGATAGGCTCTGCCATTGCTTTAAACTTATTGTTCGGAATTCCTTTAACATGGGGAATTGTGATTACTACAGTCGATGTTTTGCTTATTCTTTTGCTTCAGTCAAAGGGATTCCGATGGATCGAAAGTATTGTAGGCGGATTAATCTTTATTATTCTAGCATGTTTTGTCTATGAATTGATCATCTCGCAACCTGCTATCAATGAAGTCTTAGGAGGTCTTGTTCCAAAAGCGGAAATCATTCAAAATCCGGCTATGCTTTATATTGCAATTGGAATTTTGGGAGCTACTGTAATGCCGCACAATTTGTATCTACACAGCAGCATTGTCCAGACAAGAGATTATGAACGTACTAAAGAAGGAAAAAAAGAAGCTATAAAGTTTGCGACATTAGACAGTACCGTTTCTTTGATGCTTGCCTTTTTCATCAACGGAGCCATTTTAATTTTAGCCGCAGCAACCTTTCATATTACAGGAAATAAACATGTTGCAGACATTCACGATGCTTATCAAATGCTGACTCCGATTTTAGGAGCTTCCATGGCAAGTATTGCCTTTGCCATTGCATTATTAGCGTCGGGACAAAACTCAACGCTTACCGGAACTCTTGCCGGACAAATCGTAATGGAAGGTTTTTTAAATATCAGATTAAAGCCTTGGCTGAGAAGATTAATTACAAGATTAATCGCAGTAATTCCGGCTTTAATTGTAACTGTATTATACGGGGAAAAAGGCACTACAGAATTATTGGTTTTAAGCCAGGTCATTTTATCCATGCAATTAAGCTTTGCTGTCGTTCCTTTGGTGATGTTCACAAGTGATAAAGCCAAAATGGGAGAATTTGTGAATAAACCTTTTATGAAAACCTGTGTCTGGATTATTTCTTTCGTGATTATTATTTTAAATCTTTATCTCTTATATCAGACATTCTTCGGAGAATAG
- a CDS encoding prolyl-tRNA synthetase has protein sequence MLKSKGVLAIAGGLLLVSCGAQMGGYSETDGVYYDPNKDTLPEGVIINDGGNRVGEYYDYNDGSNIIQNAEANSKQGKYDSWNDYNWNTNNNATDSDWGNFAGSQTNYYDNSWGWGYPWGWGGYYGSPYWGMNSGWGWNFGLSWGWGSSWGWNGWNSWGYPYWGGYYNPYWGGYYGSPYWGWNGGWGNYYAVPYKRRGADGRLYNSYNGGFGNRNGVNSGGFRNNVNSNNSGFRNSNTGGFRGYNNGNNGGFRNGNNNNGGFRNQGGFRNQNSQPRPNYNNYPQQSQPRMNDGGFRSNSGSFNNSGGGGFRSGGSSGGGFRSGGGGGGFRGGR, from the coding sequence ATGTTAAAATCAAAAGGAGTTTTAGCAATAGCAGGCGGATTATTACTCGTGTCTTGTGGCGCCCAAATGGGTGGATACAGTGAGACAGATGGGGTTTACTATGATCCTAATAAAGATACACTACCAGAAGGAGTGATTATCAATGATGGCGGAAACAGAGTAGGGGAATACTACGACTATAATGATGGTTCTAATATCATTCAAAATGCAGAAGCAAATTCCAAACAAGGAAAGTATGATTCTTGGAATGATTATAATTGGAATACCAATAACAATGCAACAGATTCTGACTGGGGAAATTTCGCAGGCTCTCAGACGAATTATTACGATAATTCCTGGGGATGGGGATATCCTTGGGGATGGGGAGGCTATTACGGAAGTCCATATTGGGGTATGAACAGCGGATGGGGCTGGAACTTTGGCCTTTCTTGGGGTTGGGGAAGCTCTTGGGGCTGGAACGGATGGAACTCTTGGGGATACCCGTATTGGGGAGGTTATTATAATCCTTACTGGGGAGGATATTACGGAAGTCCATATTGGGGCTGGAATGGTGGCTGGGGTAATTATTACGCAGTACCATACAAAAGAAGAGGAGCAGACGGAAGGTTATATAACAGCTACAATGGAGGATTTGGAAATAGAAATGGTGTAAATTCCGGAGGGTTCAGAAATAATGTAAATTCTAATAACAGCGGATTTAGAAACTCAAATACTGGAGGTTTTAGAGGATATAATAATGGCAATAACGGAGGTTTCAGAAACGGAAATAATAACAATGGCGGATTTAGAAACCAGGGAGGATTCCGTAATCAGAATTCACAGCCAAGACCAAATTACAATAACTATCCTCAACAATCTCAGCCAAGAATGAATGATGGGGGCTTTAGAAGTAACAGTGGAAGTTTCAATAACTCTGGCGGAGGCGGCTTCAGATCTGGTGGATCTTCAGGTGGCGGTTTCAGATCCGGCGGTGGAGGCGGCGGCTTCAGAGGTGGTAGATAA
- a CDS encoding class I SAM-dependent methyltransferase, translating into MEWFESWFDTPYYHLLYSNRDYTEAENFITKLTKELQLPTSSTIIDLACGKGRHSVFLNKLGYEVLGLDLSKQSIEHNKQFENETLHFKVHDMRNPIDSKLVDAVFNLFTSFGYFDNEKDDKSVFQSVYDALKPGGFFVLDYLSEEFVREMLVPEMVVHREGIDFNITKKIEGRHIIKDIRFETEGKSFHFFEKVKLHTLETINAYATECGFERIKIWGDYQLSEFNAEKSPRCINLFKKK; encoded by the coding sequence ATGGAATGGTTTGAATCTTGGTTTGATACCCCTTATTATCATTTGCTTTATAGTAATAGAGACTATACTGAAGCTGAAAATTTTATCACAAAACTTACAAAAGAGCTTCAGCTCCCAACCTCAAGCACGATCATTGATCTTGCCTGCGGAAAAGGAAGACACTCTGTTTTTCTCAACAAATTAGGCTATGAAGTCCTTGGTTTGGATCTTTCCAAGCAAAGCATAGAGCACAATAAGCAGTTTGAAAATGAAACTTTACATTTTAAAGTTCATGATATGCGGAATCCCATTGATTCAAAGCTTGTAGATGCTGTTTTTAACCTTTTTACCAGTTTTGGCTACTTTGATAACGAAAAAGATGACAAAAGCGTTTTTCAATCGGTATATGATGCTTTAAAGCCTGGAGGTTTTTTTGTACTGGATTATCTGAGTGAAGAATTTGTAAGAGAAATGTTGGTTCCTGAAATGGTAGTACACAGAGAAGGAATTGATTTTAATATTACAAAAAAGATTGAAGGCAGACACATCATTAAAGATATTCGTTTTGAAACAGAGGGTAAATCTTTTCATTTTTTTGAAAAAGTAAAATTACATACATTAGAAACCATAAACGCTTACGCCACAGAATGCGGTTTTGAAAGGATAAAAATATGGGGAGATTATCAATTGTCGGAATTTAATGCCGAAAAATCACCCCGTTGTATTAATCTGTTTAAGAAAAAATAA